A genomic region of Lachnoclostridium edouardi contains the following coding sequences:
- the pheS gene encoding phenylalanine--tRNA ligase subunit alpha — MKEQLEKIKEEALKQIEASAALEGLNDIRVAYLGKKGQLTTVLKSMKDVAPEDRPKVGQMVNEAREIIESMLEEKKTVLARKAREEQMKKEVIDVTLPAEKNHVGHSHPNTIALKEVERIFVGMGYEVVEGPEVEYDLYNFEKLNIPANHPAKDEQDTFYVNKDIVLRTQTSPVQVRVMEQGKLPIRMIAPGRVFRSDEVDATHSPSFHQIEGLVIDKNITFADLKGTLAEFARELFGPETKVKFRPHHFPFTEPSAEVDVTCFKCGGKGCRFCKGSGWIEILGCGMVHPHVLEMCNIDPEEYSGFAFGVGLERIALLKYEIDDMRLLYENDIRFLKQF; from the coding sequence ATGAAAGAGCAGTTAGAAAAAATTAAGGAAGAAGCCTTGAAGCAGATTGAAGCTTCCGCAGCTTTAGAAGGCCTCAATGACATCCGCGTTGCATATCTGGGAAAAAAAGGCCAGCTGACAACAGTATTGAAAAGTATGAAGGACGTTGCTCCTGAGGACAGACCAAAGGTAGGCCAGATGGTAAATGAGGCCAGAGAAATCATTGAGTCTATGCTGGAGGAAAAGAAAACTGTTTTGGCCAGAAAAGCCAGAGAAGAGCAGATGAAAAAGGAAGTTATTGACGTGACTCTTCCTGCAGAGAAAAACCATGTAGGCCACAGCCATCCTAATACAATCGCATTAAAAGAAGTAGAAAGAATTTTCGTGGGAATGGGCTATGAAGTAGTGGAGGGCCCTGAGGTGGAGTATGACCTTTACAACTTTGAAAAACTGAATATTCCTGCAAATCACCCGGCAAAGGACGAGCAGGACACATTTTATGTAAATAAAGATATTGTGCTGAGAACCCAGACTTCTCCAGTGCAGGTACGTGTTATGGAACAGGGAAAGCTGCCTATCCGTATGATCGCCCCGGGACGTGTATTCCGTTCTGACGAGGTGGACGCAACACATTCTCCTTCCTTCCATCAGATTGAGGGACTTGTTATTGACAAAAATATTACTTTTGCAGATTTAAAGGGAACATTAGCAGAATTTGCAAGGGAGCTGTTTGGGCCGGAGACAAAAGTAAAGTTCCGCCCTCACCATTTCCCGTTTACTGAGCCCAGCGCTGAGGTGGACGTAACCTGCTTTAAGTGCGGCGGAAAGGGCTGCCGTTTCTGCAAAGGCTCCGGCTGGATTGAGATTTTAGGCTGCGGAATGGTACATCCTCACGTTCTGGAAATGTGCAACATTGATCCGGAAGAGTATTCAGGATTTGCTTTCGGCGTAGGCCTTGAGCGTATTGCGCTGCTGAAATATGAAATAGACGATATGCGTCTGCTTTATGAAAACGACATTCGTTTCCTGAAACAGTTTTAA
- a CDS encoding InlB B-repeat-containing protein, translating to MTIGEGSTLTINFGVTLTNNGTITNRGTIENNGTIENNGTIENNGTIQNNGTLTNNGILRGNGTFPGNVHRVTVETPTGGTVTASTEWAQEGSTVTLTATPSSGYKFKEWQVVSGNVTITNNKFTMLAENVTVKAIFEKDNPTPPTEYTITFDGNGGTSPAEQTTTGKKLTSLPTSTQSGYSFNGWYTAKTGGDKITLDTVFSASVTVYAQWTKNSGGGGGGGSSCTEYTITATAGAGGSISPSYSVGVREGRDKTFTITPDGGYYIFDVLVDGQSVGAVSSYTFENVEAQHTIEVVFAKGNSETSDAAFKFYAVITRAQIAVLLYHIDGSPEVTGDSPFTDVAYGPGTEWYYDAVLWASQKGIAAGYGDNTYHPEDPVTCEQLAVMFYNYAGYKGYDLTATRDLSGFTDAGSVSDWAVEAVKWAVGSRLMKGCENGALTPQKTATRAEAGAMLHNFIERNYLVPPAGKAWDEKFQSSFLGKSS from the coding sequence TTGACCATCGGCGAGGGTTCCACCCTTACGATCAATTTCGGCGTGACACTCACCAACAATGGCACTATTACCAATAGGGGGACAATCGAGAATAACGGCACCATCGAGAATAACGGCACCATCGAGAACAACGGCACCATTCAGAATAACGGCACGTTAACCAACAATGGTATCCTCCGCGGGAATGGCACATTTCCGGGTAATGTTCATCGTGTGACGGTAGAAACTCCCACCGGTGGCACGGTCACTGCATCCACTGAGTGGGCGCAGGAAGGCAGCACCGTCACCCTGACCGCCACACCAAGCAGCGGCTACAAGTTTAAGGAATGGCAAGTGGTTTCCGGCAACGTGACGATCACCAACAACAAGTTTACCATGCTCGCCGAAAATGTGACCGTCAAGGCAATTTTTGAAAAGGACAACCCTACACCGCCCACGGAATACACGATCACCTTTGACGGGAACGGCGGCACAAGCCCGGCGGAGCAGACCACCACAGGCAAGAAGTTGACAAGCCTGCCGACTTCCACGCAAAGCGGGTATTCCTTTAACGGCTGGTACACCGCAAAAACAGGCGGCGATAAGATCACCCTTGATACTGTCTTTTCCGCAAGCGTGACCGTCTATGCACAATGGACGAAAAACAGCGGTGGGGGTGGAGGCGGTGGTTCCAGCTGCACGGAATATACCATAACCGCTACCGCAGGGGCAGGCGGCTCCATCTCCCCGTCCTATAGTGTCGGCGTCCGGGAGGGCCGGGACAAGACCTTTACCATTACCCCGGATGGCGGCTACTATATTTTTGATGTGCTGGTGGACGGCCAGAGTGTAGGCGCGGTAAGCAGCTACACCTTTGAGAACGTGGAGGCGCAGCATACCATTGAGGTTGTGTTTGCAAAGGGAAATTCAGAAACAAGCGATGCCGCCTTTAAGTTTTATGCTGTTATCACCCGCGCCCAGATCGCCGTGCTCCTCTACCATATAGACGGAAGCCCGGAAGTGACCGGGGACAGCCCATTCACCGACGTGGCCTACGGCCCAGGTACAGAGTGGTACTATGATGCAGTGCTCTGGGCCAGCCAAAAGGGCATTGCGGCAGGCTATGGGGATAACACTTACCACCCAGAAGATCCAGTGACCTGTGAGCAGCTTGCGGTGATGTTTTACAACTATGCAGGCTATAAAGGGTACGATCTCACCGCCACAAGAGATCTTTCCGGCTTTACCGATGCCGGGAGCGTGTCGGATTGGGCGGTGGAGGCGGTTAAGTGGGCCGTTGGGAGCAGATTGATGAAAGGCTGCGAAAACGGCGCCCTCACCCCCCAGAAAACTGCCACCCGGGCAGAAGCCGGGGCCATGCTCCATAACTTCATTGAGCGCAATTATTTAGTCCCGCCTGCCGGAAAGGCCTGGGATGAAAAATTCCAAAGCAGCTTCTTGGGAAAAAGCTCTTGA
- a CDS encoding LytTR family transcriptional regulator, with protein sequence MAAKKIELEKIAALTKELFHTHYEGDLDKWFSYLCPDSVYLGTGEPLLFGGDAIREHFKGFTGKEINIIQEEYFPFSFGDSAAQVCGQIVVESLERSFHVINHFTISYRMIGGELKMVHQHNSYEYMQPRESKVLNLDVNTTQFVRSLLLDRPSGCRIPIRSGTQTIFVNPNTVLYVQSQRRKTEFVCIDRVISCNSSIGEIGKELPDLFYPLRRGYLVNPLFIVAIRRFEVELISGICIPVPALTYQQTKQDLQGMIKGK encoded by the coding sequence ATGGCAGCTAAAAAAATTGAATTAGAAAAAATCGCAGCGCTTACGAAAGAGCTGTTCCACACCCACTATGAAGGAGATTTGGACAAGTGGTTTTCCTACCTTTGCCCGGACAGCGTTTACCTTGGCACAGGGGAGCCCTTATTATTTGGCGGCGATGCAATCCGGGAGCATTTCAAAGGCTTTACAGGGAAGGAAATCAATATTATACAGGAAGAATATTTTCCGTTTTCTTTTGGGGACAGCGCGGCCCAGGTGTGCGGCCAGATCGTCGTGGAAAGTTTAGAAAGATCTTTCCACGTTATCAATCATTTTACCATCAGTTACCGTATGATTGGAGGGGAACTGAAAATGGTACACCAGCACAATTCCTATGAATATATGCAGCCAAGGGAAAGCAAGGTATTAAATCTGGACGTAAATACTACGCAGTTTGTCCGCAGCCTGCTTTTGGACCGCCCCTCCGGGTGTCGTATTCCCATACGAAGCGGAACGCAGACGATTTTCGTCAATCCCAATACGGTTCTGTATGTGCAGAGCCAGCGGAGGAAAACTGAGTTTGTCTGTATTGACCGGGTGATTTCCTGCAACAGCTCCATCGGAGAGATTGGAAAGGAACTGCCGGATTTGTTTTATCCGCTCCGCCGGGGGTATCTGGTAAATCCATTGTTTATTGTGGCGATCCGGCGTTTTGAGGTGGAACTGATTTCCGGGATCTGTATTCCTGTCCCTGCGTTGACTTATCAGCAGACAAAGCAGGATTTGCAGGGTATGATCAAAGGGAAATAG
- a CDS encoding GNAT family N-acetyltransferase: MDSHKLYRVQKKDLPELEKLLNLCFAHDPLYETLIPDEEVRKRLMPELFHGDMNEFYQTCEIFADSKQLNGVIVVSDQAEPCNMFRYYLSEAMAALYTDTCLIREDPSLKTFHNFMKGEDYLNSSWTDQLHQDQRLHIIYLAVSPHMQHHGIAALLLEETIAYAEEHKLMISLETHNEKNLEFYKRFGFKLYGMMKKNFPLKQYCLIREV, translated from the coding sequence ATGGATAGCCATAAATTATATAGAGTACAGAAAAAAGATCTTCCTGAACTAGAAAAACTTTTAAATTTATGTTTTGCACATGACCCTTTATATGAAACATTAATACCAGATGAAGAAGTGCGAAAACGGCTGATGCCGGAACTGTTTCACGGGGATATGAATGAGTTTTACCAGACTTGTGAAATTTTTGCAGACAGTAAACAGTTAAATGGAGTTATTGTGGTGTCAGATCAGGCGGAGCCATGTAATATGTTTCGTTATTATCTGTCTGAGGCCATGGCTGCTTTGTATACAGATACATGTTTAATCAGAGAAGATCCGTCTTTAAAAACCTTTCACAACTTTATGAAGGGAGAAGATTATTTAAATTCCAGCTGGACAGATCAGCTGCATCAGGATCAAAGACTTCACATTATTTATTTAGCCGTATCCCCTCATATGCAGCATCACGGTATTGCTGCGCTGCTTTTAGAAGAGACAATCGCGTATGCTGAGGAGCATAAATTAATGATCTCTCTGGAAACTCACAATGAGAAAAATCTGGAGTTTTATAAAAGATTTGGCTTTAAGCTTTATGGAATGATGAAGAAAAACTTTCCGTTAAAGCAGTACTGTTTAATCAGAGAGGTTTAG
- a CDS encoding M28 family peptidase, protein MEIQEEILKYIDVQYSYRLAKKMEQFYSNEALGFRTAGSKAEFDTGEMLKKEMEDIGLSDVKKEAVTVDGWEFKKAVLCFTGKDGKKKQIQLGAYQTSFVTQGFQEFSLVYIGRGTEEDYRGRDVKGKLVLADINQRDEWWINYPVYQAYLKGAAGLLAVQAGGYGEIDHKALNAQDIAGPEYAPGFSISRKDAEELKEILQDQKEIKVYLDADSQVKRNCTTYNITGCIPGKHPERIVLMSAHYDSYFSGFQDDNTAVSMMLGIARALKKSKFQFHNTIIICAMAAEEWGVADSNFDWSTGAYEQVFHVHPEWAGQVIADLNFELPALAHGTRARIRSCYEYTEYLEEFLSKLPVLAQAYPEETKVTAPIETWSDDFSMAIAGIPSMVNDFTGGSFMETHYHSQFDNDCYYDEKVYLLHHQLFALLIEALDRTAVVPLCFSPVMKRAARALENKKDLIELGLYEKSEKLSALLEQGEETAKEEYRLIAQYNSQYSSLLERGRTEEAEELFLKSRETEKRILKKFKKEQDIFVRIDWYGNVLYSHEVLLKNIQLLKGAAENLEEGKLSEGLRKLYQVDNNAYAFMFDKEVYSHFTEYVLNQPEDRLKWGYKRLMEHENLYDLVKNLLKKQGTEKPDFKEETDYLKYVCARQKGLFLKTIEKLCKEVENTFLDLAVKDKIQ, encoded by the coding sequence ATGGAAATACAGGAAGAAATTTTAAAATATATAGACGTGCAGTATTCCTACAGGCTGGCCAAGAAGATGGAGCAGTTTTACTCTAATGAAGCTTTAGGATTTCGTACAGCCGGCTCTAAGGCAGAGTTTGACACTGGAGAAATGCTGAAAAAAGAGATGGAGGATATAGGCCTTTCTGATGTAAAAAAAGAAGCTGTTACTGTAGACGGATGGGAGTTTAAAAAAGCAGTGCTGTGCTTTACTGGAAAGGACGGAAAGAAAAAGCAAATCCAGCTGGGAGCATATCAGACAAGCTTTGTTACTCAGGGGTTCCAGGAGTTTTCCCTGGTTTATATAGGCAGGGGAACAGAGGAAGATTACAGGGGAAGAGATGTAAAGGGAAAGCTGGTTTTGGCGGATATTAACCAAAGAGACGAGTGGTGGATTAATTATCCGGTCTATCAGGCTTATTTAAAAGGAGCAGCAGGACTGCTTGCAGTACAGGCAGGAGGATATGGGGAGATTGACCACAAGGCCTTGAACGCTCAGGACATTGCAGGGCCTGAATATGCCCCCGGTTTTTCCATATCCAGAAAGGATGCTGAGGAGCTAAAGGAAATTTTGCAGGACCAGAAGGAAATAAAGGTCTATTTAGACGCGGATTCTCAGGTGAAAAGAAATTGCACTACATACAACATTACAGGATGTATTCCGGGAAAGCATCCTGAAAGAATCGTTTTAATGTCAGCCCATTATGATTCCTACTTCAGCGGCTTTCAGGACGATAATACAGCGGTTTCTATGATGCTTGGCATTGCAAGAGCATTAAAGAAAAGCAAATTCCAGTTTCATAATACAATTATAATCTGCGCCATGGCGGCAGAAGAGTGGGGAGTGGCGGACTCTAATTTTGACTGGTCTACAGGCGCATATGAGCAGGTATTTCACGTACATCCGGAATGGGCCGGTCAGGTAATTGCAGACTTGAATTTTGAGCTTCCCGCCTTGGCCCACGGCACAAGAGCAAGAATCAGAAGTTGTTATGAGTATACAGAATATTTAGAAGAATTTCTTTCTAAGCTGCCTGTGTTAGCTCAGGCCTATCCGGAGGAAACTAAGGTTACAGCTCCCATTGAAACATGGTCCGACGATTTTTCCATGGCTATTGCAGGGATTCCGTCTATGGTCAATGATTTTACAGGAGGCAGCTTTATGGAAACACATTATCATTCCCAGTTTGATAATGACTGTTACTATGATGAGAAGGTTTATCTGCTTCACCATCAGCTGTTTGCTTTGCTGATAGAAGCTTTAGACAGAACAGCTGTAGTTCCTTTGTGTTTTTCTCCTGTAATGAAACGAGCGGCCAGGGCTTTGGAAAATAAAAAGGACTTAATAGAATTAGGACTTTATGAGAAAAGTGAAAAGCTTTCAGCGCTGTTGGAACAGGGAGAAGAGACGGCGAAGGAGGAATACCGTTTAATTGCTCAATATAATAGCCAGTACAGCAGTTTACTGGAAAGGGGGCGGACGGAGGAAGCCGAGGAGCTGTTTTTGAAATCCAGGGAAACAGAAAAAAGGATACTGAAAAAGTTTAAAAAAGAACAAGATATTTTTGTGCGAATTGACTGGTACGGAAATGTGCTGTACTCCCATGAGGTTCTTTTGAAAAATATTCAGCTTTTGAAGGGGGCTGCAGAAAATTTAGAAGAAGGGAAACTTTCAGAAGGCCTGAGAAAGTTATATCAGGTGGATAATAACGCCTATGCATTTATGTTTGATAAAGAGGTTTACAGCCATTTTACAGAATATGTGCTGAACCAGCCTGAAGACAGGCTGAAATGGGGATATAAACGTTTAATGGAGCACGAAAATTTATATGATCTTGTGAAAAATCTGCTGAAAAAACAGGGGACTGAGAAACCAGATTTTAAAGAGGAAACAGATTATTTAAAATATGTGTGCGCACGGCAGAAAGGATTGTTTTTAAAAACAATAGAGAAGTTGTGCAAAGAAGTAGAAAATACGTTTTTAGATTTAGCTGTAAAAGATAAAATCCAGTAA
- a CDS encoding AAA family ATPase, which produces MEKTTAEYKELLMNEIEKIIVGKKEQISLLIMSVFSGGHVLLDDLPGSGKTTLIKALSAAMGCSFGRIQFTPDLLPSDILGMTVFNQKTGDFQLRKGPVFTHLLLADEINRAIPRTQSALLEAMEERQATIDGNSLALPSPFFVMATQNPVERESTFPLPAAQMDRFFIKMSLGYPSQEEENQMLLRLGSSIPFHTIDSVLSPEILQEISQEIQKVFVDDKVRDYIVQLVHATRNHNQVDTGASPRASLSLFSGSRSWAAMEGRDFVTPDDVKAIAVPVLSHRITLKAQARFSHAEPEAVIKEILETVNVPARVSL; this is translated from the coding sequence ATGGAAAAAACAACAGCTGAGTACAAAGAACTTTTAATGAATGAAATTGAAAAAATTATTGTAGGAAAAAAAGAACAGATTTCTCTTTTAATTATGTCTGTTTTTTCAGGAGGACACGTACTTTTAGACGACCTTCCCGGCAGCGGAAAAACCACTTTAATTAAAGCTTTATCTGCAGCCATGGGCTGCTCTTTTGGAAGGATTCAGTTTACTCCTGATCTACTTCCCTCAGATATTTTAGGTATGACAGTATTTAATCAGAAAACAGGTGATTTTCAGCTTAGAAAAGGCCCTGTTTTCACTCATCTTCTTTTAGCGGATGAGATTAACAGAGCTATTCCCAGAACTCAGTCTGCTCTTTTGGAAGCCATGGAGGAGCGGCAGGCTACGATTGACGGCAATTCTCTGGCCCTTCCGTCTCCATTTTTTGTAATGGCAACTCAAAACCCTGTGGAGCGAGAAAGTACTTTTCCTCTTCCTGCAGCTCAGATGGACCGCTTTTTTATTAAAATGTCTTTAGGATACCCCAGCCAGGAAGAGGAAAATCAAATGCTTCTGCGCCTGGGTTCTTCTATTCCATTTCACACTATAGACTCTGTATTATCTCCTGAAATTTTGCAGGAAATTTCTCAGGAAATTCAAAAGGTATTTGTAGATGACAAGGTGCGGGATTATATTGTGCAATTAGTCCATGCCACCAGAAATCACAATCAGGTTGATACTGGAGCCAGCCCCAGAGCCTCTTTATCTCTTTTTTCCGGAAGCCGCTCCTGGGCCGCTATGGAAGGCAGGGATTTTGTCACTCCAGATGATGTAAAGGCTATTGCCGTTCCTGTTTTAAGCCACAGAATTACATTAAAAGCCCAGGCTCGTTTTTCTCACGCTGAGCCTGAAGCTGTCATAAAGGAAATTCTGGAAACAGTAAATGTTCCGGCGAGAGTTTCTTTATGA
- a CDS encoding DUF58 domain-containing protein, which yields MISSRKLASIFSNPVGAAVWAVLAAIFSYNHLGKSAGICLIFCLLFFSSWLWTKYALSRLEIQVTSGTQCVFPGEELSLTCRSANRKLLPLIWLELSFPLGEKGCVLAKFEENSKKIIMEETGAEADCACALISWLLWNQEAVMEIPVKAVRRGICSFTHVYASSGDLLGLGSKDKSFTFPDSSALVVYPAVFPVLTDDLLRTSSDLEAGRNGYMEDVTLLKMSRLYQPGDSAKKINWRQLAGQNKMSVNIYETVFPKLATFLLDLPSFRKGTVEKNAINASDILVWQPLEKELEDMLSLTASCIISLNNKGISCGLIIPGATQAESTFQLPGKKGSGPQELLYSLAAINYKVQDVEIPQLEIADCFSMLGTLYIVTCSYETMTVSRDAFAGLGSIALLSKEASSSDDTCPFQLFLMDHLTEGGNSA from the coding sequence ATGATAAGCTCCAGAAAGCTGGCCAGCATTTTTTCTAACCCTGTAGGAGCCGCCGTCTGGGCTGTGCTGGCAGCGATTTTTTCCTATAATCATTTAGGTAAATCAGCCGGTATTTGTCTGATTTTCTGCCTTTTATTTTTCTCTTCCTGGCTGTGGACCAAATATGCCTTATCCCGCCTGGAAATACAGGTTACCTCCGGAACTCAGTGCGTTTTTCCAGGGGAGGAGTTATCTCTTACCTGCCGCAGCGCCAACAGAAAACTGCTTCCTTTAATTTGGCTGGAGCTTTCTTTCCCTCTTGGAGAAAAGGGCTGCGTCCTGGCAAAGTTTGAGGAAAATTCCAAAAAAATCATTATGGAGGAAACAGGGGCAGAGGCAGACTGCGCCTGCGCCTTAATTTCCTGGCTTTTGTGGAACCAGGAGGCAGTGATGGAAATTCCTGTGAAGGCAGTTCGCCGGGGAATCTGCAGCTTTACTCATGTTTACGCCTCCTCCGGAGATCTTTTAGGCCTTGGCTCTAAAGATAAATCCTTTACTTTTCCAGATTCCTCTGCTTTAGTAGTTTATCCTGCTGTTTTTCCTGTGCTGACAGATGATCTTTTGCGCACCTCCTCTGATTTGGAGGCCGGACGTAACGGCTACATGGAAGATGTTACTCTTTTAAAAATGAGTCGGTTATATCAGCCTGGAGATTCTGCAAAGAAAATTAACTGGCGGCAGCTGGCCGGCCAAAATAAAATGTCTGTAAATATTTATGAAACAGTATTTCCCAAGCTGGCTACATTTTTATTAGATCTGCCTTCTTTCAGAAAAGGCACTGTGGAAAAGAATGCCATCAATGCTTCTGATATTTTAGTGTGGCAGCCTTTAGAAAAAGAGCTGGAGGATATGTTAAGTTTGACCGCCTCCTGTATTATCAGCTTAAATAATAAAGGGATTTCCTGCGGTTTGATTATACCGGGAGCCACCCAGGCAGAATCAACTTTTCAGCTTCCCGGAAAAAAAGGGTCAGGTCCCCAGGAGCTTTTATATTCTCTGGCGGCAATTAATTATAAAGTTCAGGATGTGGAAATCCCTCAATTGGAAATTGCCGATTGCTTTTCTATGTTAGGCACCTTATATATTGTAACCTGCTCCTATGAAACAATGACTGTGTCCAGAGATGCATTTGCAGGCTTAGGAAGTATTGCCCTCCTTTCTAAAGAGGCCTCTTCCTCTGACGACACCTGTCCTTTTCAACTGTTTTTAATGGACCATTTAACTGAAGGGGGGAATTCTGCGTGA